Proteins from a genomic interval of Clostridium sp. AN503:
- a CDS encoding cold-shock protein codes for MNNGTVKWFNSTKGFGFITNDETGEEVFVHFSGIATDGYKSLEDGQRVTFDTTQGNRGVQAVNVKAA; via the coding sequence ATGAATAACGGTACAGTAAAGTGGTTTAACAGCACGAAGGGTTTTGGATTTATCACCAATGATGAGACTGGCGAGGAAGTGTTCGTACACTTTTCCGGCATTGCTACAGATGGCTACAAGTCTTTAGAAGACGGCCAGAGAGTAACGTTTGATACGACCCAGGGCAACCGCGGCGTTCAGGCTGTTAACGTAAAGGCTGCATAA
- a CDS encoding DUF1015 family protein — MAEIRPFRCIRPNKEVASNVAALPYDVYNREEAKKVVEANPQSFLMIDRAETQFDDGMDPYAPEVYEKAKELLCKWQQEGILVADGVECYYIYELTMDGRVQTGIVACASMDDYVSGVIARHENTREDKELDRIRHVDVTDAHTGPIFLAYRSDTEINKLVELVKGTEPLYGFTAEDGVSHRVWRIEDAGQIARVQARFAAIPRVYIADGHHRAASAVKVGLKRRQEHPDYTGEEPFNFFLSVLFPDDQLLIMPYNRVVKDLNGLDKKDFLEKVKKCFFLEEAKEGAVRPDQKHQAGMYLDQAWYRLTIKPEYTTEDPVEGLDVSLLQNLLLGPVLGIGDPRTDKRIQFVGGIRGTAELERIVDGGAAVAFSMYPTSIQELFAVADAGLLMPPKSTWFEPKLRSGLFIHRLSE; from the coding sequence ATGGCAGAAATAAGACCGTTCCGGTGTATCCGTCCCAATAAGGAAGTGGCGTCTAACGTGGCGGCACTTCCTTATGACGTTTACAACCGGGAAGAGGCAAAAAAAGTGGTGGAAGCTAATCCACAGTCGTTCCTCATGATCGACCGGGCTGAGACCCAGTTTGATGACGGCATGGATCCCTATGCCCCTGAGGTTTATGAGAAGGCAAAGGAACTGCTATGCAAGTGGCAGCAGGAGGGGATTCTGGTCGCAGACGGGGTAGAGTGCTATTACATCTATGAGCTTACTATGGACGGCCGGGTACAGACCGGAATCGTGGCGTGCGCATCGATGGATGATTATGTAAGCGGCGTGATTGCCCGGCATGAGAACACGCGGGAAGACAAGGAACTGGACCGGATCCGTCACGTAGATGTGACAGACGCGCATACAGGTCCGATCTTTTTGGCATACCGTTCTGATACGGAGATCAATAAGCTGGTGGAGCTGGTAAAGGGGACGGAGCCTTTATATGGTTTTACTGCGGAGGACGGCGTTTCCCACAGGGTATGGCGGATAGAAGATGCAGGCCAGATCGCCCGTGTCCAGGCGCGATTTGCGGCGATCCCCAGGGTTTATATAGCAGACGGCCATCACAGGGCGGCATCCGCCGTAAAAGTGGGCTTAAAACGCCGCCAGGAGCATCCGGACTATACCGGAGAGGAGCCGTTCAACTTTTTCTTGTCGGTACTGTTCCCGGACGACCAGCTTTTGATCATGCCCTACAACAGGGTGGTGAAGGATTTAAATGGACTTGATAAAAAGGATTTTCTGGAGAAGGTAAAGAAGTGTTTCTTCCTGGAGGAAGCAAAAGAGGGAGCTGTGAGGCCGGATCAGAAACATCAGGCAGGCATGTACCTGGATCAGGCCTGGTATCGTCTGACCATCAAGCCGGAATATACCACCGAAGACCCGGTGGAAGGGCTGGACGTATCTCTGCTCCAGAATCTGCTGCTGGGCCCTGTTTTAGGTATCGGGGATCCTCGCACTGACAAACGGATCCAGTTTGTCGGCGGCATACGCGGCACCGCAGAGCTGGAACGCATAGTGGATGGAGGAGCAGCAGTGGCTTTTTCCATGTACCCGACATCGATCCAGGAGCTGTTTGCTGTAGCAGACGCCGGGCTTTTGATGCCGCCCAAATCCACCTGGTTTGAACCAAAACTGCGGAGCGGCCTGTTTATCCACAGACTGAGCGAATAG